A segment of the Fusarium musae strain F31 chromosome 2, whole genome shotgun sequence genome:
TATATTCCTGGTCCTTCTCCCGCATGTTTGTAAAGTGTTTGCATGTTTACTGGTCACCCTGTCCGTGGACTGGATAGTAGGGGAGGAGGGGGACAAGCTCCGGTTCCACAGCTCATGATATCTTGTCGCTTAATGGATTAGGCTGAAGCTATGTCTATCTACTAAAATATGTTGGCTTTGAGGCAGTTCAGTAGATAGATCAAGCTCTCGGCTAATTCTGCCGATGGCCTAGAGAACCATACATTGAGTCGAAATCCGGTACGTTATAGGTAGCCTACCTTAGGGGTAGCTTCCAATCTTCGGTGGCAGGGCTATCTGTTCTTGAGGCGAGAGTAAACTGACAGGATGGATGACGACGCTATTGGATATCCACAATACAGGCATGGTTGGCTATCCGGAAGACCAGAAGTTTTGACATTGACAGCTCCCGGCGGCAAGCCAAAATCTTGTTTCTCCACGTTTTCGGTGTCGTTTTATTAGCACTGCCACATCTACAGAGCAAAGGTAAATTATTTGCATcaagtatttaaataagtcCGGCAGTTATCTGTGTAATCTCAAGATCGCTTCATACCTTACATCTGTCCCCCCCACCAGACTACAAAACGTCAGGCGGATGCAACGGCCTGATGGGGAATGGATATTGCCTCAGACGGCCATTaatggaagaagatgcaTAGCAACCAACAGTCCTAGCAGATACTTGTCAGACTTCTCTCCTAGTCCTGTCGTCACATCGTCACACGTCGACAGGATGCTGGTTAATTTCGGGTGCTGCGTGCTTGTTATTGGGTTCCGAAAACCCGGTTCAGGCGCGAATTCGCAGTCCTCCATTCGTTAAGTACAATGGGGAACACGAGTATCCAATGACAAAGTAATCCGACACTACCTTATCGCTGCACAAGACAAAATCCAGGCATAGCAATTTAGACGTACCTTACGATGTTGTGCCAGCAAGGCGACCGTTCTCTTCCCCGCCTCGTTTCCTTTCGATCCTGGTCAGTATGCACTCCGATATCCAATTTGTTGACGACAAATCGACAGAAATGTGAACGCGCACAGGTTATCACGCATGTGATCAGATTGTCATCGCGGGCTGAAGCCCTGGACAGCCGCTTTTAGAGCTGAATACGTTCAATCCCACAGAAGTCATGGGTAGCGTTTGCACCCGAAACTATGTACAATGCCGTGAATATTAATTAACTGGGCTCACTGGTCCAGAGCCAAGAATCTACCAGTGTATGCCGATCTTGTGCGTGTTTGTAATTCCCTGTTTCTCACAGGCATAGTGTGGTGTACCGATGGTACTACGTGGCAGTAGATTGAAGCTTGAACCAAGAGGTTGGTGTCCTGCACATGTTGGAAGTTCATCGTACCGGGGAAACATTGATCAACCTTGGACATTCAAATAGTTCTTCAGGTAATGACATTCCGGGAGTGAATTGAAAGGCAAGGTACCCAATACATTCGGAAGCGGACGAATAGCTATAGGGTACGTGGGTCTGCCTAAGGTACGTACGAATGTTTGAACTTGTAAAACAGGTGAGGTGTTGGTTTGTGAAATCCAACAcaggagagagagaaagagataacTCAAGGTTCAACATAGGCAATTTAAACAATTATCCCGATATAATACACAGgaatttttattaagctcATGGTATAGGAAGATGATTGATTGTCTATCGCCCAATATCTGACACCCAGGTTGATAAGGCTGCGCTTACCAAGACACAGCAAGAGTTTACAATGCTACAGCACCTCTAAATCGAATTCGAAGACAGAAACGAGCAGAGTGTAAGAGACGTATCTGTTGATTGAACCCAAAGAGCAGCACACACCAGCTTCCGGTGAGTGCTTGGCAAACCGTAAATTGCCTTAAGCACGAAAAAACCTCTAGGTTGAGGGTCAAGGGAGGGACTGTAAAACAGAACCTAGTTAAACGCATGACAAAGCACCTGTACCCTCGGTTACCGCACTTATGTCCCATCAGCTGTGGCCTCTCCCCCTCTCGGTGTTCTAGCAAACTCATTGTGGTGCAAAGATATTCAGTACAGATTCAGTGCGTTTTGTGGGAACTCCCTTTGTGAATTCGCAATAGGGGAATGTTGAGACTAGAGGACCTAAGTGAAAGTAAAACGCTCTCAAATAACGCTTTACAACGGGGCATAAAGCACTTTCTCACATCTATGTACTCGGCTCATAAGTCGCATAATAAAGTTTCGAAAAGGCCACAATAATCCGATCAAATGCTCGACCAATCGCGGAGGTGTCTTTCTCACACGCACTGGTGAAAATGCACATGCAGCTGTTATCACAATCACATCGCTAACCGACGTTGGAATGTTGCTAATTTGGGCATCATGATGGCCACGTGAGCAGAAACGTTAGGCTACCTTGGTCGCGCCTGCGGTAACGAGCGCTTATTAACGATTGCTAGTGTCTCCTCTAGAAGAACTAAAGTAAGAGAACCCTTGTTGCCACCGAGTTCGTCCGGGGTGAACGAACAGCGAGGAGCCAGGGCTCAAATTACTGCACCGAAGAACTCATTTGCTATAGACCACTAAACCACGCAATTGGGCCTGCTGTTGCCTCACCCCGTCTTTCTCTGGAGGGGAAAAACATTGAGATCCCGGTGTCTTGGTACACATCATTTTGGCTTCAGTTATACTGGTCAATCAATCTCTTCGTTCATTAGAGAACAGATCGGCGCTAGCATATCTCTAACGCTTCTTTCAGCCAAGCATAATACAGAAAGACCTGGCCGCACAACTGGCCGGCGTCTGATGGCCTGGGACGCTTTCGCGCGTGTGTTGATTTGCTTCCATAACAGCTGAGACCATCAAGCCTCTCCCCGGCTGCGTGCTTACCTACTCTGGGTGTCTTGTATATAGCCGCCGAAGGAGTATTATAGTAGCTCCTGATTGGTAGTTGCATGGGCCTCAGTTGATAGGAGCCTAAGTTCTAAGAGTCTATTGGCTCTGGTGTTGATCCCGGACGTTGGGTTTCTATTCTTGGATGGCACACTTACACTTTTGCTGTCATGGAAAGGCGAGTATTCGTCCTATGAAACAATAATTTCTAAAAACACTATAGATATCTACTCTAAAATGGCAAGGCTTGATATCGATAACCATGTTagctgaagaagatcctTGAAGGTTTGCCAATCGCCTGGCGCCACTATTACAACATGTTCTAATAAAACAGACATGACGTCCCCATACTCTATTTGAAGGAAACATTCAGGAACTAAAATCCCAGATCTCGTCCGAGTAGGTAAAAGATATCTACTTGCTTCAATTCCACACAACATATAAgcaaataaaaagctaaattgtCAGCCAAGGATAAGGAACAGACCGCAACGTATCGACACATCACGACTCGGCGCCTGTCATGCTCGGTTCTTTACCCTGACGCATCCATAACCTCTTTGGCGGTTCCGAAACATCATATCTCTCCCATATCATTCTCAAGACTCCCAAGAACTATCAAATATGAAAACAGTTTCATGGGCTCTGAGCAGCCTGGCTCTCCTTCTTCCGCTTTCCTTTGCTCTCCAGGTTACACCCAACTCCGAATGCGCAGCCCTCTGTTCCGACGGCACAAATTCGACTCTCGATGATGCTAGCACTACCGCTACGAACTCTTCTGATATCGTTTGTGGAGATGAGGAGTACTCAGACTCAGGGAATGGCATCAGGTTCAAGAATTGCCTCAACTGTCTTCAAAAAAGCGAAGCGATATGGAAAGAAGAGAGCGATGTGTTTTGGTTCCTGTGTAAGTACAAAGCCTTACGGTTTCCTTCGATTATGATCTAACATGAGGTAATGTAGACAATGTCAGATACGCTTTCGACGTCTGTCTATACTCTTATCCTAATGCGGTGGACTCGGGTACCGTCAACTCTCCTTGCAATATCGAAAGCTCTTGCGGATCTCTCGAGAATGCTTTGACAACGTCTTTGCCCCAGAAAAGTATCGATGAGAAATTCGCGTATTGCGAAGCAGATGATTCAATAATCAAGAGCGCCAGCTACAAGGAATGCATTAGCTGTCTGCAATCTACATCGGACCAAAAGTACCTCGCGAACTGTGAGTGTTCGTTCTGCTATTGAGCACTAaggatcatcatggctaACATTCCCATAGTCCTGGTAGCATTGAACGCTGGCTGCATTCAGAAACCCGAGAAAGGAAAAATTATTGGCCTTAGTGGGACGATATTCACTTCTTCACTTATTAACATAACTGACCCAAACACCAATGAAACACTACCGGGTGATGGTGGCGCTCCCGTCGGTTCAATGACTACGGGCACTATCGTGGGTATTGCCGTAGGATGTGGGCTGGGTGTagctggcttggcttggctccTTTTCATGTACTGCCGACGAAGTCGACAGCGTTATGGAGCAGGAATCAAAATTGAGTCACCACCCCCAGATGCCCCAATGAACGTCCGCTCTACATACGGCATCCAGAAGTCATCGTACTTTCAAGATGACACCCATGGGCGACGTCCACCACCTATCCATGACCCTTCGCGAAGCCACATGCGTACTATGTCCAACGCACAGTACCACGACTCCGTTGAACGAGACACGATGGACTCTCATCTACACCTCAGCTACCACTATGCGCCGCACTCGAAGTCTAATGGCCCAAATGCAGCGCTTCCAACACATCCGGCATATATTCCACGAGTTGTGAGCAAGCTCCCGGAGCCTCATATTATCACCCACAACCGCAAGACACACGCCCCTGATTCATATGCACTCCAAACATATCTTAATGCTAGAGATGATTTTGGCATACACCATGGTTCTGCAACCAATGCTTCATCGAGCAATACTATCTCGAGCCGGAACCCATCACCTTCTCGACAGGAGAAGCTTCAGGAGCCAGTAGTTTCTATTGCTCCCCAGCAGAATCCTCAGACAGCCAGGCCAAGGCTCCCCTCTCTCTCATTTCCCTCTCTGCATAGACTCATCATTCCAAAAAAGCAGGTGGTTCCCCCCCCGGAAGTCAACCTGCTATCAGCGACGCCGATTTCGGCATTGAGTGCCGACCCTCATCGAGAGTTAAGAATCTCCAAACCTTTAGCTGTTCTAGATCCTCGATTCCAGGACAAACCCCTGGGCGGAGGCCCAGTCATGGCGGAGGGTGCACCAGCAACATTCAGCGATGAATATTTGAAAAGGCGAGAGGCAAACAAGTCTCCTATGCTAAGTGGCAATAGTCGCGTCTATGGATGACCTGAGTTATGCTTTGACATGGTGTATGAACGGAATACGGTAACAGAGGTGTCATGGTTTGTTTTCTCGGTTCAAGCCTGGAGTTATTTGGCTAATGCATCTGGGTTTAACGCCTTCTAGATCAATAGGGTATGATTGCTGGTTGAGGAGTTCATAGCGTTAAACATTCTTCTATTTCAGTTCTATTTCATTGTACACACTATAAGTGACTGTTCAAGATGACCGTGTTTCAGCCCAGTCGCTGGCCAGGGCCACGAGACCGCCATGAATCTGGCAAAGGACCTGCGCTGACACCAGTGCTGCGTCCAGAAGATGGTGAATTCCCAGGTCGGATGGCGGTACCGAAACCTCTGGCAGTAATTCTTGGTGTCTGCACAAGACGCTCAAGCCAGGCAGGGGTTCTCAAAAGTCGAGGCCCGTTCCCGAACTCAGGCCAGATTCTGGTGAGGAAATCAAACAGATGGGCGGCGAGTAGACCCTCAATTTGGACCAATGCCTTATTTGGTCCTACCGTGAGCGTGCCGACAATGATCATGCAGATGGGCAGCGCTTGGGCAGGGATAGTAAGAACGAAGTACTGTGTTTTCTGGCCGCGCTGGTCTTGGGTAATGGTGTAAACCATGGCAAGAATGAGGCCGTTCATGTACAAGAAGCTCGTCAGTCCGGCCAGGTAGTCGATCATCTAGCGACGTCGTTAACCTCAATACAGGCACATGACATACGGGTACGTGTTTGGGATATTTGATGTATTATTGCTATGATATAAAAATGTAGGGAGCTAAAAAACCACTCGAGTGAATTGGGGATCACACGAGCCATCCATATAGACATCCCACCATGCCTGCACCGCAGACCAACCCGGAAATGCGAATGATGGGTGATCCGAAGTGCAGGGGTGATCTTCCTCATTTCCAGGAACCGTGATAGCTGAAGAGGCAAAGCACTATCCGGGCAGATATATGAGGGGGGCTTTGAAAGAAACACGTGGGAGAGTAGCAAAGCACGGGTGTGTAGACGCAGGCTTACCAGAATTACGGTGCAGACAAATAATATGTAGAACACGAGATCGACCTTGCGTGTGAAACGTGGGTTCCCCATCTCCAACTGAGCGCTGTAGCGATACAGGAAGAACGAGTTCATGAGCAAGTTGATCGGCTGCGTTTCAATCAAGAAACATGTTACGAGTCGCCAGATTTGAGGTGGAAACATCCAAAGGTACGATGGGTGATGAAATAGACGCATGATTGGCAGTAGCCCGACGATGCAACCAAGGGAGGTCAACACTGCAGCAGTAACCAGATTTCTGTGACGCAGTTAGCGAGTGCTATCGAGAACACAAATCAACATGAGCGACTTACCTAGAAACGGGTGGCAGGGCCCAGTAGGCGGCCATCACATtgtcagccatgatgggcaACTTTGCTCAATGAGGACGGTGATATTAGCAAGTCAACGAAAGCTGAGTTAAGAGAACTTTTTCTgcacgaagaagaaaaagaaaacaagtgGGAGTTCAGCGGACGTTTTATGTagaaagagaggaagaatgaGACTTTGCGAAAGCAGGCAACCAGGGGCTCATGGTTATTGCTTGCGTGTCATCTTCGCTCTTTGTCTCTGGAAGAGTGTGGAAGGAGAGAAAGTAACAGCTTGGAAAAATTCCAATAAATGAACAATCCGCTATAGCGGGGCGCCAGATCGGGGCCGACGTTCCGCCGAGATTGAAGGCCCTAGGTGTGGCTAGTAGGAGCTCGCGCCACACTTGATGAAGCGTGTGTCATGGAAGCGGAAGTGACCGGGCTTCGGGATCTCCAAGCTCACGAACATATCGTCTGATATTGCTGtaaaacttttttattttattcaCTCATAAATTGGCTCTGGGCTCCTCTAAGATACTGAGTTTAGGACACTGGGCCCTGaggcatcaacatcacagaCAAGAGcaaaccatcatcatgcgTGCTCACGATGCTATGCAGAGCGAGGAAGCCAATGATGCTGCTTGGGAGGCTGCAAGAGGAGGTGTTGCTGGTGCAGTCAAGTGGGGAATAGGTGCCGCAGTGTTGGGTGCTGCCGGGTATATCTGGTCGCCGTTGTATCGATCCATGACGATTCAGTTCAAAGTGTAGGGCTCATTCTCACAGCTGATCCATCCTGGTACTGACCTTTTCAAGGTATTTACAAATGTGCGGCATGGTGCCTGGGGCCATGATCGAGGCAGACTCACGGCTCAGAGCTTACGAGCACCGAGTGAGAATGCAGCGGCGGTTGATGGGAGACAGGGCTAAATGGGAACGGTATGAGGAGGAATTTATCAAAGGTGATGGCAAGTGATCGCCTCTGGCGCGGAACCAGAGTCCCTATGATCTCAATCTCTCACTGAAAAGTTTTGACTGCAACTGCCTGGGGTATAACGGCGTACATATGTCACATTAGAGATGACCATCGAGTCGTCTGTGTAAATCACATTACTTTAGCATCTTTCCTTCGCTTTCTCAGTCGAATACCAACTCCAACGCCAATGATGCACCCATGTCTAGATTCATCTCCATATTCTATACCCGAAATCGCTTAGGATCCATGTTGATTTTGCATAGCCGGACGACGCATCCGCTGAGCTGGAGTAGTGTCTGCACACCTTCAAGCACCTTCATATGTGTAAAGCCAATCTCTTTGATAAACTCCAGCTTTGCATGTTCGCTCAACGTAGGAATTGTTTTCGTAACCTTGAACATAGTGCTAATGATGTCGTGGCTTGAATAACCTAGATCCCAAAGTTCTCGGAGTGTTTCCAGTGCGGAATCAACATTGCCTTCATAGCAAGCCTTCAGCATCGCCTGCACCTTGATTGGATGAGGCGAGTCAACAACCTTGAAGACATTGTCTCCTGAGACGAAGCCAAAACCGGCAAAGGTGGATTGGAGGTTGTTGATAGCTTGTCGCATATCTCCCTCGGCGCTGAAAACCAAGGCTGCAAGTCCATCGTCACTGTATTCGACCTTTTCCGCCTCAATAATTTGCATGAGTCGCTTTACGACTTGAGCGTCCGTTAACTTGGCGTATCGTAGGATGGCGCATCGTGATTGGAGGGGTtcgatgatcttgttggACTGGTTGCAGGCGAAAGCAAATCGTGTAGTGTTAGAGTAAATCTCCATAGTTCGTCGAAGGGCTTGCTGAGCACCCGAAGTCATACTGTCGGCTTCATCGAGAATAACAAGTTTATGACGCCCCGCAGGCAAAGTGACCTTCTTTTGGGCGAAGCCCTTGATTCTGTTTCGGACAACATCAATGCCTAGCTGTGTCAGTGAGATGGTCATCACATAAGAGGATCCAAGTACCTCGCTCGTCACTGGCATTGAGCTCCAAGACCGCTTCCTTGTACGATTCACCTAAGAGTTGCCTGGCCAGACATAGCACACTGGTGGTCTTTCCAATACCAGGCATACCGGAGATGATTACATGGGGCATGTTGCCCTCTCTAGCAATGATCTTGAGTCTTTCGATCGTTTCCGTGTTTCCGACAACATCGTCGAGGAACACTGGTCGATACTTTTCCACCCTAGCAACAATCAGTGAGCAATTCTTCAAGGGGCATGAAGGGCATGAAGGGCGTACCAGGGAAGTTCATAATTTGTGGTTCCATTCGAAGAAGCTTTGAGGGCCGCCTTTGAGGCAGAGTTCGACGACTCGCCACGTTCCTCGGGTTTTTGGGAAGACATTTTGGGTATGCTGTTGTGGTGAAATCGCCGATTCTACAACTGAAGCCTGAAATGTATGTTAATCACTTTACGCGACTGAGAGAATAGAGACGCGTCGAGCGAATGGCCCGTGCGCTAGAACCTGGAGCCAACCTAGGTAGTGCCCCACTCCTGGCACCGCTTTCTACTTTCTATGGCAAAATCTTGTCAGTGCGATAACTTTTTTGAGTCTGTCAAATAGCGAACATATCACCAACAGTATCTTGAATCCACAGCTTCTGGACGAGCCGCGACGGAAACACAGCTGCAAAACTACCAAAACCGCAGCCGCTTCAATTCTCAAGCTTCACACAGTATCAGGCAGCCATGGGTGTTCAGAAAAAGACTCGCAAATTCGCAGAGGTATGCatccttatcgataagcgGCGCAAAAGTTGCCCAAATTTCAGCATATCCACGATGATGAGACGGGGCGCGCACATATCGATCGAAAGCACCTCAAATGCTGACCACATGTGCAACAGGTGAAACGAGTTATCGGTCGTCGCGATGCCAGACTAAAGGAAAACAAactcaaggctgagctcgctcagaaggagaaggaaaagaagaccaTCAATGGCGAGCTCATCCGAGAAGCGCCTCAGATGCCCAGCAACATGTTCTTTCAACACAACACAGCTCTCGTTCCTCCCTACAACGTCCTTGTGGATACCAACTTTCTCAGTCACTCGGTTCAGCGAAAGCTCTCTCTTCTCGACTCCATGATGGATTGCCTCTATGCGAAGTGTAACCCTATCATCACATCCTGTGTGGTAAGCCTCCAGCTCCAAGCTTGGATCCTTCAGGCTGTAACTAACACTCTTAGATGAGcgaacttgagaagctcggaCCCAAGTATCGACTGGCCCTAAGGGTTGCAAGAGACGAACGATGGACACGGCTCGAATGCGACCACAAGGGCACCTATGCAGACGATTGTCTAGTAGACAGGGTGCAGAAATCCAGAATCTATATCGTGGGGACAAATGATAAGGCACTCAAGCAACGGCTACGAAAGATTCCTGGTGTGCCAATCATGAGTGTGGCAAGGGCCAAGTACGTGATAGAGAGGTTGCCCGGTGCGCCTGACTCCTAGGTGTTCTTTTTGTTATTTGGGAATGGGGGATTTGCATTTACGAGTTTACGACGCATCGCATAGCTTGGTTCTGGCCAGCACTAATGCCGTTGAGCCTGGTTACTATTTGAAAGGGTTGTTATGCGATGTTCTAGGGTAACTAGTTACAAAATTCAACGGGTATTTACACTCATTCATAGCAGAAGGGCAAACTACTACATGTTCAATTGATGTCTGGTGTTCACCTGAGCTGTGATTTTTTAGTTTCAAGGTCGGGTTAGTTGAGTATTTAAGTCCGCCAGCCGAGCCATCGTGGTTGAACTCATACAATGTACCCCGGATATAAGTGGCCGTGAATCCTTTGGTGACATGTGATTGGGTGTTCATCAGTATCTTACTAGGTATATTAGCATCTGACATACATCTTAGTTAGGACACGCACTCACTTTCAAATCTTCGTATTGAAGCGTCAAATGCGACTTATACAAAGTCAATACCACACACTGTCAAGTATTGTTGACAATTAAGTTGTTCCTCGACCTTCGGAAAGCTCTTACACCAGCGCATTATATGAGGGAGATGGAATCCAGCCCAAATGATAATGATcagtcatcaacatctgaaGCCCGCCAGAAGCGCTCACGCGTTCTTCTATCATGTGCACCATGTCGCAACTCAAAGTTGAAATGTGATAGAGAGCAACCATGTGGGCAATGCTCCAAAAAGGGACGCGCATCTCAGTGCACCTACGCCCCAAAACCCGAACGGAAACGGCCTGCCAAGGGCATGTCCGCGCGTTTGAAGCGTCTGGAGGGCATGGTCCGGGAGATGATGGATTCTGAAGGTGCAGCCCCTGGAACCCAAGTAGGTAACGGAACTGGGGCAGCAATGGCGAATGGTACTGCTACAGGACCGGACGTCCAAGGCCACGTCGTACACAGCAAGAAAGGGGCAACATACGTTGGCGCAACGCATTGTATGGCAATGTTGGAAGATGTACGTACTCGTATAGGAGTCTGTGATGGCCATATGGAGCTGGGACTAACGGCGAGTTAGATTGAGGACTTGAAAGACTACTTTGAACAGCccgaagaagctggagaggaTCAATTCCTAGACGATGAGATTGATCCCACAGAAGTCATGTTGAACACAAGAGCTGGACCAAGGAATCGTGAGGAGCTGTTGAATCGCCTACCGGAGAGAAAGGTCGCAGATAGACTTCTTTCGCGATACTTTGCGTCGATGAGTCCTTCGCAGCGTCAGCATGTCCCGCTAAACACCCAATGCTTCTACTGACAATTACCAGATATTGTTCACCGGCCAGTTTTTACCAGACAGTATTCTAAGTTCTGGCAAGATCCTAACGAAGCATCATTACATTGGATAGCGCAACTATTCATGATGCTCAGCCTTGGCGTCTTTTTCAATAACTTTATCAATTCAAGTGAGCTCGAGGGTGACTCTCCTCTCCCAGCTCAGGACAGGATCCGTCACTACAAGGCTTGTGCTGGTTGGGCTCTCGTCTGGGGTAAATACACGCAACCATCCTCGGCGACACTCCCTGCGTTCTTGCTCTACGTCGAGTCatccttcctcttcaaccgtGCAGCTCAAATGAACTGCTACGTACTCTCAGGCGTGTGTATCCGCCTGATGCTCAAGATGGGTCTCCATAGAGACCCAAGTAAGCTCGCGAACATCTCACCTTATGAGGGCGAGATGCGGAGGCGCATGTGGAACATGGCCATTCAAGTCGAACTTCTCGTTTCTTTCCACATGGGCCTTCCGAGCATGTTACAAGGTATAGAAACTGATACAGCAGTACCAAGAAATCTAGACGACCATGACTTTGACGAAGATTCAACGGAACTCCCTCTTAGTCGACCGCCTACAGACTGGACCTCCATGACATACCCAATCCATAAGACACAGATTCTTCGGGTGTTTGGACAGATCGCGAGACAAGCTCATGCTCTGACACCGCCAAGTTATGCTGAGGTCGCCAAGCTCGATAACTTGCTGCACGAGACTTGGAAGAGTGTCCCATCTTTCATGATGGTACGGCCACTAGATGAGCGTGTCGGTGATCCACCCGTTCTGCTCATCCAACGTTTCGGTTTGACAGCCCTATACAACAAATGCCGTACTGTATTGCATCGCCGGTATCTCGCAGAGGCAATTCCGCAACGTGAGCATGATTACTCACGCAGGCAATGTCTGGAGGGTGCTTTGTCGCTGCTCAATTACCAACACATCATCTGGGAAGCTTGTAAGCCAGGTCACGTATTGAGCCAACATGGCTGGTTTGTCTCTTCCCTCGCAGTTCATGACTTTCTCATGGCCGCAATGGTGCTTTACCTCGTCGTCAAGAATGAAAACTACTCAGAGGTTGGAAGTGACTATGACTGGATGTCGCAGActgcaccaacaccaactaAAGATGAATTAATTTGTATGATCAAGAGGTCTTGGCTCATCTGGGCTGATGTGTCACGAAACGCAGTGGAAGTCAAGAAAACAGCAGATACACTGGCGACAATGTTGGCCAAGCTCGGAGCTCCAGTTGAAGAGCCGGCGAGTGCCCTTGGACAAGGTGTTCGCAGTGCTAGTGGTGATAACGAATACTCTTCGCTTGGGGCACCATCTGTAGACCCTAGCACACTGGGGTCGATCGGAGGTGATCCGGCACTGCTCTCGAGTCTGGGGTTGGGTAAGACGTCCCAAGGAATACGACAGATAAGAGATATGCTTACAAGGATAGGCTCATCAACGGGATCTACATCAGACCAGACACCCCTGGATCTCAATCTGGCAGGAGATGCAGGAACTAGCATGGACTTTACGAATATGGGGACGGAAGGTCTTCAGTTTGAT
Coding sequences within it:
- a CDS encoding hypothetical protein (BUSCO:EOG09264SET), translated to MGVQKKTRKFAEVKRVIGRRDARLKENKLKAELAQKEKEKKTINGELIREAPQMPSNMFFQHNTALVPPYNVLVDTNFLSHSVQRKLSLLDSMMDCLYAKCNPIITSCVMSELEKLGPKYRLALRVARDERWTRLECDHKGTYADDCLVDRVQKSRIYIVGTNDKALKQRLRKIPGVPIMSVARAKYVIERLPGAPDS
- a CDS encoding hypothetical protein (EggNog:ENOG41), which codes for MADNVMAAYWALPPVSRNLVTAAVLTSLGCIVGLLPIMRLFHHPSYLWMFPPQIWRLVTCFLIETQPINLLMNSFFLYRYSAQLEMGNPRFTRKVDLVFYILFVCTVILMIDYLAGLTSFLYMNGLILAMVYTITQDQRGQKTQYFVLTIPAQALPICMIIVGTLTVGPNKALVQIEGLLAAHLFDFLTRIWPEFGNGPRLLRTPAWLERLVQTPRITARGFGTAIRPGNSPSSGRSTGVSAGPLPDSWRSRGPGQRLG
- the RFC4 gene encoding replication factor C subunit 4, translating into MSSQKPEERGESSNSASKAALKASSNGTTNYELPWVEKYRPVFLDDVVGNTETIERLKIIAREGNMPHVIISGMPGIGKTTSVLCLARQLLGESYKEAVLELNASDERGIDVVRNRIKGFAQKKVTLPAGRHKLVILDEADSMTSGAQQALRRTMEIYSNTTRFAFACNQSNKIIEPLQSRCAILRYAKLTDAQVVKRLMQIIEAEKVEYSDDGLAALVFSAEGDMRQAINNLQSTFAGFGFVSGDNVFKVVDSPHPIKVQAMLKACYEGNVDSALETLRELWDLGYSSHDIISTMFKVTKTIPTLSEHAKLEFIKEIGFTHMKVLEGVQTLLQLSGCVVRLCKINMDPKRFRV